GGCCCATGACGCAGCGCAGCAGCGTGGTCTTGCCCGCGCCGTTGCGCCCCACGAGGGTGACCACCTCCCCCTCGCCGACCCGCAGGGACACGTCGTGCAGGACCTTCGCCTCGCCGTAGCGGGCGCTGACGCCCTCGATCTCAAGCAACGTCGGCTCCCAAGTACGCCTCGATGACCTGCGGATCGGACTTCACCTGGTCGTACGGGCCCTCGGCGAGCACTTCGCCGCGCTGCAGGACGGTGACGGTGTCGGCGAGTGAGCCGACGACGCTCATGTTGTGCTCGACCATCACCACGGTGCGGCCGGCGCGGATACGGGCGATCAGCGCCGTGGTCCGGTCGACGTCCTCCAGGCCCATCCCTGACGTCGGCTCGTCCAGCAGGAGCAGCTGCGGATCCAGCGCCAGCGCGATGGCCAGCTCCAGAGCGCGTTTCTGCCCGTACGGCAGGCTTCCGGCGGGCCGCTCGGCCAGCCGGACCAGGCCGACCTCGTCGAGGAGTTCGGCGGCACGGCCGGAGAAGCGGCGCATCAGCTTGTCGCTGCGCCACAGGCGGCGTCCCAGACCGGTGCCGGACTGCAGCGCCAGCTCCACGTGCTCACGGGCCGTCATCTGCGGGAAGAGGCTGGTGACCTGGAAGGAGCGGGCCACGCCGAGGCGGGCGATGCGCTCGGGCGGCTGTCCGGTGACATCGTGCCCGGCGAAGGTGATGCGCCCGCCCGACGGTCTGAGGAATCCGGTGAGCAGGTTGAACAGTGTGGTCTTGCCCGCCCCGTTGGGGCCCACCAGGGCGTGTACGGTGCCTTCGACGACGCTCAGGTCCACCTCGTTCACGGCGCGGAAGCCCTGGAACTCCTTGGCCAGGCCGTGTGTGACCAGAAGGGCGCGCGACTGTCTCATGACGACCTCGGCTGCGCGGGGGTACGTCGGCGGATGCCGATGTGACGCAGACGTTAAATTCGGCCACCCCCGGCGGCTACGGAGACAAACTCCAGACCACGCCCCCGGCGATTGTGGGATTCTTCCCGGCTCTCGGCGGCTGCCACTGCGGCGGGGTGGGAATCTGCTCCACTCCGGGCACCCCCGGACCGTGGGTTTCCTCCGTGGCCGGGCCGCTGCCGTCCGGTGACGATGTGCGCCATGGCAATGATGGAGACCCCGCTCAACACGTGGCTGCTGTTCGGCCACGCCCCGCGTTACTTTCCTGACACCGAGGTGGCCACGCGGTTCCCTGACGGCCATGTGCACCGCTACACCTACGCCGACTTCGCCCGCCGGGCCCAGCAGCTGATGCACGCTCTGGACGCCCTGGGCCTGGAGCCGGGCGAACGGGTGGCGACCCTGGCCTGGAACAGCTACCGGCACCTGGAGGCGTACTGGGGCGTGCCCTGCACCGGACGCGTCCTGCACACCCTCAACCTGCGGTTGTCACCCGAGGACCTGACGTACGTCATCAGGCACGCCGACGACCGCGCCATCCTGGTGGACCCCGACCTGCTGCCGCTGCTGGAGAAGGTGCACGCACGAGGCGGGCTGGAGGGCGTCCGGCACCTCGTCGTGCTCGGCGACACCGTCCCCGAGACCACGCTGCCGGGTGTGTCGGCCTACGAGGAGCTGATCGCCGGCCGGCCGTCCGCGTACCCGCCGCGCGACATCGACGAGATCGCTCCGCTCGGCCTGTGCTACACCTCCGGCACCACCGGCCGCCCCAAAGGTGTGGTCTATACGCACCGTTCCACCGTGCTGCACGCCATTGCCGCCTCCTCCCAGGCGGCCATGGCGATCGGCCCCGGCGACTGCGTCCTGCCGGTCGTACCGATGTTCCACGCCAATGCCTGGGGCATGCCCTACACCGCCACCCCGTACGGCGCCAAGCAGGTCTTCTCCAGCGGTCCCCTGGATCCGGCCGCGCTGGTCGAGTTGATGGCCGCCGAGCGGGTCACGGTCGCCGCCGGGGTGCCGACGATCTGGATGTCGGTCGCCGATGAGATCGAGGCCCGGGGCGGGCTGCCGGAGCTGCGGCATCTGCTGTGCGGAGGCGCCCGCCCGCCGCGCTCGCTGATCGAACGCTACCGCCGCGACTTCGGCATCCCCCTGATCCAGGTCTGGGGCATGACCGAGACGTCCCCGCTGGCCTCGCTGGCCTGGCCCAAGGAGCGGATGCGCGACTGGGACGAGCAGCGGATCACCGACGCCGTACGCACCCGGGCAGGGCTGCCGCTGCCCGGCGTGCAGATGGACATCCGCGACGAGGAGGGCAACTCCGTCGCCTGGGACGGCGAGTCGATGGGCGACCTGCTGGTCCGCGGACCCTGGGTCGCCAACTCCTACCTCGGGGACGAGGGAGCGGCCGGCTTCACCGAGGACGGCTGGTTCCGCACGGGTGACATCGCCATCGGCTCCCCGCACGGCTACGTCGTCATCGCCGACCGCGCCAAGGACCTCATCAAGTCCGGGGGCGAATGGATTTCCTCCGTGGACATGGAGTCGGCCGTCATGGCACTGCCCGAGGTCGCCGAGGCCGCGGTCATCGCCGTCCCCGACGACAGGTGGCAGGAACGCCCGCTGATCTGTGTCGCCACCCGACCGGGCAGCACGGTCACGCTCGACCGTATACGCGACCACCTGGAGCGCAGCGGCTTCGCGCGCTGGCAGCTTCCCGACCGCATCGAGGTCATGGAGGCCATCCCGCGGACGGGGGTCGGCAAGTTCGACAAGAAAGCGCTGCGCGCCCGGTTCGACTCCTGACGCGCCGGCACGGCTGAGCACGGGCACGTCGACTGCTCCACCAGCACGTCCGCGGCGCCCGAGCACGCGCTGCGGACTCCCCCCGTACCCGCACCCGCACCCTCGGAACCGGAGGCCCTCGAACCATGCGCCTGAGACAACGATTCGCCTTCCTCACCACGGCGGTCCTGACGGCAGCGGCGGCCACCGCCGGCGCCCCTGCGGGAGCCGTCGGCCACCCCACCGGACAGTGCGCCACACACGGCCACATCAGTGTGCCCGGCGCCGAGTTGCAGCGGGTCTCCTGCCACGACGACCTGACGACCAGCGCGCTGGCCGGCACGCAGTACACCGACACCACCGACCAGGCCGGCCTCACCGCACAGGGCACGCACAACCCCTCGGGCGTGCCCGGCACACAGATCGACGGCTATTTTCCGGACACCTCGCACCTGAACGCCACACACGGCTGGAACCACGACGC
This genomic interval from Streptomyces dengpaensis contains the following:
- a CDS encoding ABC transporter ATP-binding protein, which encodes MRQSRALLVTHGLAKEFQGFRAVNEVDLSVVEGTVHALVGPNGAGKTTLFNLLTGFLRPSGGRITFAGHDVTGQPPERIARLGVARSFQVTSLFPQMTAREHVELALQSGTGLGRRLWRSDKLMRRFSGRAAELLDEVGLVRLAERPAGSLPYGQKRALELAIALALDPQLLLLDEPTSGMGLEDVDRTTALIARIRAGRTVVMVEHNMSVVGSLADTVTVLQRGEVLAEGPYDQVKSDPQVIEAYLGADVA
- a CDS encoding long-chain fatty acid--CoA ligase; its protein translation is MAMMETPLNTWLLFGHAPRYFPDTEVATRFPDGHVHRYTYADFARRAQQLMHALDALGLEPGERVATLAWNSYRHLEAYWGVPCTGRVLHTLNLRLSPEDLTYVIRHADDRAILVDPDLLPLLEKVHARGGLEGVRHLVVLGDTVPETTLPGVSAYEELIAGRPSAYPPRDIDEIAPLGLCYTSGTTGRPKGVVYTHRSTVLHAIAASSQAAMAIGPGDCVLPVVPMFHANAWGMPYTATPYGAKQVFSSGPLDPAALVELMAAERVTVAAGVPTIWMSVADEIEARGGLPELRHLLCGGARPPRSLIERYRRDFGIPLIQVWGMTETSPLASLAWPKERMRDWDEQRITDAVRTRAGLPLPGVQMDIRDEEGNSVAWDGESMGDLLVRGPWVANSYLGDEGAAGFTEDGWFRTGDIAIGSPHGYVVIADRAKDLIKSGGEWISSVDMESAVMALPEVAEAAVIAVPDDRWQERPLICVATRPGSTVTLDRIRDHLERSGFARWQLPDRIEVMEAIPRTGVGKFDKKALRARFDS